Proteins encoded by one window of Myxococcales bacterium:
- a CDS encoding bifunctional homocysteine S-methyltransferase/methylenetetrahydrofolate reductase — protein sequence MNDFMKRLREEGILADGALGTEIYKRGIFINRCFDELNISNPSLIKEIHDSYISAGALLIETNTFTGSRPALAAHGLDGKVAEINRAGVKIARESAGERAFVAGSIGPISWTRKNSGGMTDSEMKSFFTEQIEALSDAGSDVILLETFIHLDELHIAYEAAREVSNKPVITQVSLKHLGEGEFEGLLPEYAAAQMENWGADVIGVNCCDGPQGVFEAIKRMSIATKTPLSAMPNAGLPQMVNGRLMYLASPEYFAEYARRYAMLGVALIGGCCGTTPEHIKEAKKYLKTMRPGQRSNTKSIVESISKPVSPIPPEQKSLFGAVIGKKFAISVEVDPPLGTDPSSSIDAAKSLKQLGVDAINIADGPRAMARMSPIALASLIKGKVGIETIVHYCCRDRNILGMQMDLIGASALGLHNVLVITGDPPKMGHYPEASAVFDVDSIGLIRFISNLNLGLDFAGRPIKQATKFLIGCGVNPGAIDIDTEVERFRSKIASGAEFAFSQPVYDQKMLARFLEKIKDLSHIPFFVGVLPLVSLRNAEFLHNEVPGMQIPKHILDKMVSAKSGDAQKKYGLEIARDIVSAAKGSGKISGAYIFPPLGRYETVEKILKGII from the coding sequence ATGAATGACTTCATGAAAAGGCTCCGCGAAGAAGGAATCCTTGCCGACGGCGCGCTTGGAACCGAGATATACAAACGCGGGATATTCATAAACAGGTGTTTCGATGAACTCAACATCTCCAACCCCTCCCTTATAAAAGAAATTCATGACAGCTATATATCCGCCGGGGCTCTTCTCATAGAAACCAACACATTCACCGGCAGCAGGCCTGCGCTCGCAGCGCATGGTCTCGATGGAAAGGTGGCTGAGATAAACAGGGCCGGCGTAAAAATCGCTAGAGAGTCGGCTGGGGAACGCGCCTTCGTCGCAGGATCGATAGGTCCGATATCATGGACTCGCAAAAATTCCGGTGGAATGACCGATTCAGAAATGAAAAGTTTTTTTACGGAACAAATCGAGGCCCTCTCCGATGCCGGATCAGACGTAATACTCCTTGAAACATTCATCCATCTCGATGAGCTTCACATAGCATACGAAGCCGCCAGAGAGGTATCGAATAAACCCGTAATAACCCAAGTCTCCCTAAAACACCTCGGCGAGGGGGAATTTGAAGGGCTTCTGCCGGAATATGCCGCAGCACAGATGGAAAATTGGGGTGCGGACGTAATAGGAGTAAACTGCTGTGACGGTCCTCAGGGTGTATTCGAAGCTATAAAAAGGATGTCGATTGCTACTAAAACTCCTCTTTCAGCAATGCCAAACGCCGGTCTGCCACAGATGGTCAACGGACGCCTGATGTACCTTGCAAGCCCGGAATATTTTGCAGAATACGCAAGAAGATATGCCATGCTCGGAGTCGCCCTCATCGGAGGATGCTGCGGCACTACACCGGAACACATCAAAGAGGCAAAAAAATATCTTAAAACCATGAGACCGGGGCAGCGCTCAAATACCAAGAGCATAGTCGAGTCAATTTCAAAGCCAGTCAGTCCGATTCCGCCCGAACAAAAAAGCCTTTTCGGCGCAGTAATTGGTAAAAAATTCGCAATATCAGTCGAAGTCGATCCTCCCCTCGGTACCGATCCTTCATCCTCCATCGATGCTGCCAAATCTCTGAAGCAACTGGGGGTGGACGCGATAAATATAGCCGACGGACCGCGGGCCATGGCGCGCATGAGCCCGATAGCTCTTGCGTCACTTATAAAAGGCAAAGTAGGTATAGAGACGATAGTTCATTACTGCTGCCGCGACAGAAATATTCTTGGCATGCAGATGGACCTCATCGGGGCATCCGCACTGGGCCTTCATAACGTCCTAGTGATAACCGGTGACCCGCCGAAGATGGGACACTATCCTGAAGCATCGGCTGTTTTCGATGTTGATTCCATCGGATTGATACGGTTCATATCCAACCTAAACCTCGGCTTGGATTTTGCTGGCAGACCGATAAAACAGGCAACAAAGTTCCTGATCGGTTGCGGCGTCAACCCCGGCGCAATCGACATCGACACTGAAGTCGAAAGGTTTCGCAGTAAGATAGCTTCAGGCGCTGAGTTCGCGTTTTCACAACCTGTATATGATCAGAAGATGCTCGCCAGATTCCTCGAAAAAATAAAGGACCTGTCGCACATACCATTTTTTGTAGGGGTGCTGCCGCTGGTTTCTCTGCGAAATGCAGAATTTTTGCACAACGAAGTTCCCGGAATGCAGATTCCAAAGCATATTCTCGACAAAATGGTCTCTGCCAAATCCGGCGACGCACAAAAAAAGTACGGCCTGGAAATTGCGCGGGATATAGTTTCCGCCGCCAAGGGCTCCGGAAAAATATCCGGGGCTTACATATTCCCCCCATTGGGGAGATACGAAACCGTAGAGAAGATCCTCAAGGGAATCATATAA
- a CDS encoding MBL fold metallo-hydrolase — protein MPTSSIIQIPIGPMMNFAYLIGDAESGFCAAVDPAWDAHAIKRSAAGIGWKIQKILLTHAHFDHANAAAELSAITGSKVFVHRLEPVEDLKGVALEYTEEGTIIKIGKLEIECIHTPGHTQGSQCFLAYDSVITGDTLFVDACGRVDLPGGSPSDMTESLKRLANLPAATKVYPGHDYGRAKVSSIGEERRNNMCMRNPEGNVF, from the coding sequence ATGCCTACCTCTTCCATAATTCAGATACCGATCGGCCCGATGATGAATTTCGCGTATTTAATCGGCGACGCTGAAAGCGGGTTTTGCGCAGCGGTCGATCCGGCGTGGGATGCTCACGCCATCAAGAGGTCGGCTGCTGGGATAGGATGGAAGATCCAAAAGATTCTGCTTACACACGCTCACTTCGACCATGCCAACGCAGCGGCAGAACTGTCGGCGATAACAGGGTCGAAGGTTTTTGTGCATCGCTTGGAACCCGTCGAAGATCTGAAGGGAGTCGCGCTGGAGTACACGGAAGAAGGCACCATAATCAAAATAGGAAAATTGGAAATTGAATGCATTCACACCCCTGGTCACACGCAGGGATCACAATGCTTTTTGGCATATGATAGCGTAATCACAGGTGACACCCTCTTTGTGGATGCGTGCGGAAGAGTCGATCTGCCAGGCGGCAGTCCATCCGACATGACAGAGTCCCTCAAGCGCCTTGCCAATCTCCCCGCCGCTACAAAGGTGTACCCAGGACATGATTACGGAAGAGCCAAGGTCTCATCCATAGGGGAAGAGCGAAGAAACAACATGTGCATGCGAAATCCGGAGGGAAACGTCTTCTGA
- a CDS encoding DUF2203 family protein, whose protein sequence is MSNVFHINSRRTFSEDDARSLLPVVRRITDQAVRSSSEIQEQLRWVPKEEALYHRLTKQLESIIRTWASKISRLGCGPRGIWLVDFDAGNGWFSWRYGDDDLNFFTSNQISRGVASSAFEELLS, encoded by the coding sequence ATGAGCAATGTCTTTCATATCAATTCGAGGCGTACATTCTCTGAAGATGACGCCAGGTCACTCCTTCCAGTCGTCAGAAGAATAACCGACCAGGCCGTCAGATCATCCTCCGAAATTCAGGAACAACTTCGCTGGGTACCAAAGGAAGAGGCGCTCTATCACAGGCTCACGAAACAGCTCGAGAGCATAATCAGAACCTGGGCATCCAAGATATCCAGGCTTGGATGCGGACCCAGGGGAATATGGCTTGTAGACTTCGACGCCGGAAACGGATGGTTTTCATGGCGCTATGGCGATGACGACCTCAATTTTTTCACGTCCAATCAAATCTCCAGAGGCGTAGCTTCGTCGGCCTTTGAAGAACTTCTTTCTTGA
- the greA gene encoding transcription elongation factor GreA translates to MHRRIPMTPEGQKILQDKLKYLKQVERPRNVKEIEEAREKGDLSENAEYEAAKEKQQQISLQIQETEHKLSLAQVIDPKSIDSDKISFGATVTLEDIDNDEHVTYFIVGSDESDIGRGKISIESPIARAMIGKSEGDEVLVKTPNGPRNFEIVSIEYR, encoded by the coding sequence ATGCACAGAAGAATACCGATGACCCCTGAGGGACAAAAAATTCTGCAGGACAAGCTCAAGTATCTAAAACAAGTTGAGCGACCCAGGAATGTGAAGGAGATAGAGGAAGCTAGGGAAAAGGGCGATCTTTCCGAAAATGCGGAGTACGAAGCCGCAAAGGAAAAACAGCAGCAGATATCTTTACAGATTCAGGAGACCGAGCACAAGCTTTCGCTCGCTCAGGTCATAGACCCCAAAAGCATCGACTCTGATAAAATATCCTTCGGCGCTACTGTTACCCTTGAAGATATAGATAACGACGAGCACGTCACTTATTTCATAGTCGGTTCCGACGAGTCCGATATAGGCAGGGGAAAGATATCCATAGAATCACCGATCGCCAGGGCGATGATAGGCAAATCCGAGGGGGACGAGGTCCTGGTCAAAACTCCAAATGGTCCGCGCAACTTTGAAATCGTATCTATCGAATATAGGTAG